Proteins from a genomic interval of Rosa chinensis cultivar Old Blush chromosome 2, RchiOBHm-V2, whole genome shotgun sequence:
- the LOC112183425 gene encoding protein TOO MANY MOUTHS codes for MSLISSPPPLPLLLFLMSFWTLATPFTVIMSDSGEPNALVEGPQTGFSINKDGARTDAREQEAVYDIMRATGNDWATDISDVCRGRWHGIECMPDKNDVFHVVSLSFGALSDDTAFPTCDPTRSHISPSITRLHYLRTLFFYRCFSYNPQPIPSFLGQLGPTLQTLVLRDNGHVGPIPIELGNLTRLKVLDLHKNNLNGSIPVSLNRVTGLRSLDLSCNSLTGSIPNFSFPILSILDMSQNLLAGSIPSQIGACLSLLKMDLSHNWLTGSIPNSIGGLKDLMLMDLSYNRLKGPLPMWFGTLVSLQTLNLKGNPMGPTQIPSEGFEGMKGLMILILSNMNLHGPIPSSIGHLPSLRVLHLDGNHLNGSIPNSFRELKSVGELRLNDNGLVGSIPFGREMVWRMRRKLRLYNNSGLCYNANSGFEDNLDSSSSFGIGPCDPPRPRP; via the coding sequence ATGTCACTCATTTCCTCACCACCACCATTACCCTTGCTGCTCTTTCTCATGTCTTTTTGGACGCTGGCCACGCCTTTCACGGTAATTATGTCTGATTCAGGCGAGCCCAACGCCCTTGTAGAGGGGCCGCAGACCGGGTTCTCCATCAACAAAGACGGGGCTCGAACCGATGCCCGTGAGCAAGAAGCGGTCTACGACATCATGCGTGCCACGGGCAACGATTGGGCCACTGACATCTCAGACGTGTGTCGTGGCCGTTGGCACGGGATTGAGTGCATGCCCGACAAGAACGATGTTTTCCACGTCGTCTCCCTCTCCTTTGGAGCCTTGTCAGACGACACCGCCTTCCCGACTTGCGACCCAACCCGGTCACATATTTCGCCGTCCATCACTAGGCTCCATTACCTCCGGACCCTCTTTTTCTACCGTTGTTTCAGTTACAACCCCCAGCCAATCCCGTCATTTCTCGGCCAATTGGGTCCCACTCTGCAAACACTAGTGCTTAGAGACAACGGGCACGTGGGTCCTATACCTATTGAGCTGGGCAATCTCACCCGTTTAAAGGTTCTCGACCTCCACAAAAATAATCTCAACGGTTCAATTCCGGTCTCACTAAACCGTGTCACCGGTCTAAGGTCGTTAGACTTGAGCTGTAATTCTCTAACCGGTTCaatacccaatttcagcttcccCATCTTAAGCATCCTTGACATGAGCCAAAATCTTCTAGCCGGTTCAATCCCCTCCCAAATCGGAGCCTGCCTTTCTCTTCTCAAGATGGATTTGAGCCACAACTGGCTCACCGGATCGATACCCAACTCCATCGGCGGCCTAAAAGACCTCATGCTCATGGATTTGAGCTACAATCGCCTCAAGGGTCCTCTCCCAATGTGGTTTGGAACCTTGGTGTCTCTTCAAACTCTGAACCTCAAAGGCAACCCTATGGGCCCGACACAAATTCCAAGTGAAGGATTTGAAGGTATGAAGGGTTTAATGATTCTGATCTTATCAAACATGAATCTACATGGTCCTATACCTTCATCGATAGGTCACTTGCCAAGCCTTCGTGTGCTTCATCTTGATGGCAACCACTTGAATGGTTCAATCCCAAATAGCTTTCGAGAGCTTAAGAGCGTTGGTGAGTTGAGATTAAACGACAATGGACTAGTTGGGTCAATTCCATTTGGGAGAGAAATGGTTTGGAGGATGAGAAGGAAGCTTAGGCTTTACAATAATTCAGGGCTTTGTTATAATGCTAATAGCGGTTTTGAAGACAACCTGGATTCATCTTCCAGTTTTGGGATTGGTCCATGCGACCCACCGAGACCGAGGCCATGA